A window of Chloroflexota bacterium contains these coding sequences:
- a CDS encoding twin-arginine translocation signal domain-containing protein, whose protein sequence is MFNHPKRARLTRRDFLKLSGILAGGAAAQAAGVFETVAASPSFQAAVKKIYLAADDHTDYMWTGDEAAYKTAFLEMIDYYLNLADSTLGNAPEHQSRWNCDGSFWMWTYEKNRTATQFQRFINRLKSGHLSVPLNTLVSCYGGAPAEAVLRGMYYPGQIERRYNLRFTLAVAMENQTLPYGLGALWAGAGAKYSWRGVCGCATQTTGLGNRQHEIYWWTGPDGSKMLMKWYSLLGNTELGGYAEARNPSVAVDQATNKCGAANYPYDIAGAFGHGWDNLKTFTSAFVTVAQSKTNASRKVFVSNEHDFFEDFEATYGAGLPSLACSFGNEWDLYCASLAEVSARVKRAVEKLRGAEALATLVNLQNASFMTSRVADRDLAWMNLGLYWEHNWTADGPTITRPQRAAWQRGLASQIESYVNTLHGDAASALGGLIQKTGLNQRFCAFNPLSWTRTDVADFPYTGATPVQVIDLSTTLETPSQIVTIDGQQYLRILATDVPPVGYKVFEIQSGAGGGFSDAATVTGNVIENDFYQVAVADRGAITSLIDKTRLNREFVRNINGRDMNDLGPGSGSGSLQVENAGPVSVTLLATDTSPLAHSSRVTLIRNSNRVEIRNDITQNFGSVLTWGFGFEINTPEVWHEEVGAVIRAKLLADGGHYSPVNARYDWLTLNHFADIGDGVVGATLSNADCYFMRLGNSTVNTLDTTTPQLSPLVGGQVDGSNFGIPNQDGDTQFRQRFALQTHDAYDPVAAMRFALEHQNPLIVSEVTGGDAYPRNRLLVVDRLRSQRLVVGAQTRR, encoded by the coding sequence GCCGCCGACGATCACACCGATTACATGTGGACGGGCGACGAGGCGGCCTACAAGACGGCCTTCCTGGAGATGATTGACTATTATCTCAACCTGGCCGACTCGACTCTGGGCAACGCCCCGGAGCACCAGAGTCGCTGGAACTGCGACGGCAGTTTTTGGATGTGGACGTACGAGAAGAACAGGACGGCGACTCAGTTTCAGCGTTTCATTAACCGCCTCAAGAGCGGCCACCTGAGCGTGCCGCTCAACACGCTGGTGTCGTGCTACGGCGGCGCTCCGGCAGAGGCGGTGTTGCGCGGCATGTACTACCCCGGCCAGATCGAACGCCGTTACAACCTGCGCTTCACGCTGGCGGTGGCCATGGAGAATCAAACTTTGCCTTACGGCCTCGGCGCGTTGTGGGCCGGCGCCGGCGCAAAGTATAGCTGGCGCGGCGTGTGCGGGTGCGCCACCCAGACGACCGGGCTGGGCAACCGCCAGCACGAAATTTACTGGTGGACCGGCCCCGACGGAAGCAAGATGTTGATGAAGTGGTACTCGTTGTTAGGCAATACCGAACTGGGCGGCTACGCCGAAGCCCGCAATCCGTCGGTGGCAGTAGATCAGGCCACCAACAAGTGCGGCGCGGCCAATTATCCTTACGACATTGCCGGCGCGTTCGGCCACGGTTGGGACAACCTCAAAACGTTTACCAGCGCGTTCGTCACCGTTGCCCAGTCCAAAACCAACGCCAGCCGCAAAGTCTTCGTCTCCAACGAGCACGACTTCTTCGAAGACTTCGAAGCCACTTACGGGGCCGGCCTGCCCTCGCTGGCCTGCTCCTTCGGCAACGAGTGGGATTTGTATTGCGCCTCGCTGGCTGAAGTCTCGGCCCGCGTCAAGCGCGCCGTCGAAAAACTGCGCGGCGCTGAGGCCCTGGCGACGCTCGTCAATTTGCAAAACGCCAGCTTCATGACGAGCCGGGTTGCCGACCGCGACCTGGCCTGGATGAATCTTGGCCTCTATTGGGAACACAACTGGACGGCGGACGGCCCGACGATCACTCGCCCCCAGCGCGCCGCCTGGCAACGCGGCCTCGCAAGCCAGATCGAAAGCTACGTCAACACCTTGCACGGTGACGCCGCCAGCGCGTTGGGCGGCCTGATTCAAAAGACCGGCCTCAACCAGCGCTTCTGCGCTTTCAATCCTCTCAGTTGGACGCGCACTGACGTGGCCGATTTTCCATACACCGGCGCCACGCCCGTTCAGGTCATTGATCTTTCGACAACTCTGGAGACGCCGTCTCAGATCGTGACGATTGACGGCCAGCAATACTTGCGTATTTTGGCAACCGACGTGCCGCCCGTTGGCTACAAAGTGTTCGAGATACAGTCCGGCGCAGGCGGCGGCTTCTCCGACGCGGCCACAGTGACGGGCAACGTGATCGAAAACGACTTCTATCAGGTCGCCGTCGCCGACCGGGGCGCAATCACCAGCCTGATTGACAAGACGCGCCTCAACCGCGAATTCGTCCGCAACATCAACGGACGCGACATGAACGATCTCGGCCCCGGCTCCGGTTCCGGCTCGCTTCAAGTGGAAAACGCCGGGCCGGTCTCGGTGACTCTGCTGGCAACCGACACCAGTCCGCTGGCCCACTCCAGCCGCGTTACCCTCATCCGCAATTCCAACCGGGTCGAGATTCGCAACGACATCACTCAAAACTTTGGCAGTGTGCTCACCTGGGGCTTCGGGTTTGAGATCAACACGCCTGAGGTCTGGCACGAAGAAGTGGGCGCGGTGATCCGGGCGAAATTGCTGGCCGACGGCGGCCACTACTCGCCCGTCAACGCCCGCTACGACTGGCTGACGCTCAATCACTTCGCCGACATCGGCGATGGCGTGGTGGGCGCTACGCTTTCAAACGCCGATTGTTACTTTATGCGGCTGGGCAACAGCACAGTGAATACGCTCGACACGACCACCCCACAGCTCTCGCCGCTCGTCGGCGGGCAGGTGGATGGCTCCAACTTCGGCATCCCCAACCAGGATGGCGATACGCAGTTCCGGCAACGCTTCGCCCTGCAAACACACGATGCCTACGATCCGGTGGCCGCCATGCGCTTTGCCCTTGAGCACCAGAATCCGTTGATCGTCTCGGAAGTGACGGGCGGAGATGCTTACCCCCGAAACCGCCTTCTCGTTGTTGACCGTCTCCGATCCCAGCGCCTTGTTGTGGGCGCTCAAACCCGCCGATGA